In the genome of Nitrospira japonica, one region contains:
- a CDS encoding DUF4136 domain-containing protein, which produces MRILIVCVWLLAAAGCTGPNVQTTSDPTADFTAFRTFAFTGLTDTDQGGLLNNAILRKQIEGVVAEQMTAKGLHRVGLDARPDLLVHLWVGVKEKQQIESTGPYGPRYGWRAGYYGGGVTTYDYEEGTLVVDLAESSKNELVWRARIVSTLESESEENMQLVKDGVAEAFTKYPPAKKR; this is translated from the coding sequence ATGAGAATCTTGATCGTCTGTGTGTGGCTCTTGGCGGCCGCAGGCTGTACCGGGCCGAATGTTCAGACCACGTCGGATCCGACGGCCGACTTTACCGCGTTTCGCACGTTTGCGTTCACTGGTCTGACAGACACGGATCAGGGAGGTCTGCTGAATAATGCGATTCTTCGGAAGCAGATCGAAGGGGTGGTGGCTGAACAGATGACCGCAAAAGGTCTGCATCGGGTAGGCCTGGACGCTCGTCCTGACCTATTGGTGCATTTGTGGGTCGGTGTGAAAGAGAAACAGCAAATCGAGAGCACCGGCCCCTATGGGCCACGATACGGCTGGCGTGCCGGGTATTATGGCGGTGGTGTGACCACCTATGATTATGAGGAGGGGACATTGGTTGTGGACCTGGCGGAATCCTCCAAGAATGAATTGGTGTGGCGTGCCAGGATCGTGAGCACACTGGAGAGTGAATCGGAGGAGAATATGCAGCTCGTCAAGGACGGAGTCGCGGAAGCGTTTACCAAGTATCCTCCTGCCAAGAAGCGATAA